The proteins below come from a single Corylus avellana chromosome ca3, CavTom2PMs-1.0 genomic window:
- the LOC132174165 gene encoding ankyrin repeat-containing protein BDA1-like yields MDQSLRDAAQQGNIDALYALIRRDVKVLDWIDELPFVETPLHVAAFAGHTRFASEIMRLKPSFSRKRNEDGFTPVHLALQNNKTEVVRQLLDVDEDLVRVQGKEGVTPLHYVAQTGNLVLLAEFLNVCPKSIKDVTIRRDTAFHIALKINQVDAFNLLMKWYGKTRFNDVLASQNNQDKDVLLSGVGNLLNSKDDEGNTLLHVAVSQNQPLVVRRLLNNVGVTIDSKNLEGCTIWQGQRPINSEMRRMLDRARVVLRLCPFRRAITQEVYLRSNFVCYWRMFVSLVQRGIPNELRSILLVVAVLYLTINFQLVLTPREDFGKITAILNTIQSVIAQSHTRQGR; encoded by the exons ATGGATCAGAGTTTGAGGGATGCTGCTCAGCAAGGAAACATTGATGCCCTGTACGCATTGATACGGAGGGACGTAAAAGTTTTGGATTGGATCGATGAGTTACCGTTTGTTGAGACTCCTTTACACGTAGCTGCATTTGCGGGGCACACTCGATTTGCCTCGGAGATCATGAGGTTAAAGCCGTCATTTTCTAGGAAGCGTAATGAAGATGGCTTTACCCCTGTTCACCTTGCtttgcaaaataacaaaaccGAAGTGGTGCGTCAGCTACTTGATGTTGATGAAGACCTTGTTCGTGTCCAAGGAAAGGAGGGTGTGACTCCTTTGCATTATGTAGCTCAAACAGGAAACCTTGTTCTTTTGgctgaatttttaaatgtttgccCCAAGTCTATCAAAGATGTAACAATTCGAAGAGATACTGCTTTTCATATTGCCCTGAAAATCAACCAGGTAGATGCTTTTAACCTCCTTATGAAATGGTATGGGAAGACCAGGTTTAATGATGTGTTGGCCTCACAAAACAACCAAGACAAAGATGTCTTATTGTCGGGGGTAGGGAACCTGCTGAATTCGAAGGACGATGAAGGCAACACTTTGTTGCACGTTGCAGtatctcaaaatcaaccccTG GTCGTGCGGCGATTATTGAATAATGTTGGAGTTACAATAGACTCTAAGAATTTAGAGGGTTGTACCATCTGGCAAGGGCAAAGGCCAATCAACAGTGAGATGAGGCGTATGCTAGATCGTGCTAGAGTAGTTTTACGTCTTTGTCCTTTTCGTAGAGCTATTACTCAAGAAGTTTACCTCAGATCTAACTTTGTTTGTTATTGGCGGATGTTTGTGTCGCTTGTACAAAGGGGAATACCAAATGAGTTGCGCAGTATTCTATTGGTAGTTGCTGTGCTTTATTTAACAATCAACTTCCAATTGGTACTCACCCCCCGGGAGGACTTTGGCAAGATAACTGCGATCCTCAACACAATCCAGTCGGTAATTGCACAGTCCCACACCAGGCAGGGAAGGTAA